A region from the Brassica napus cultivar Da-Ae chromosome C8, Da-Ae, whole genome shotgun sequence genome encodes:
- the LOC106413394 gene encoding uncharacterized protein LOC106413394 has protein sequence MDFYNKEEANRAREAAVNKFIANDFAGARRFALKAQSLDPEIVGITQMVATFAMHLAAQHTINGEVDHYGVLGVHPQADEETVKKRYKKLVVILHPDKNKSIGAGEAFKLVSKACEVLSDKEKRAEYDSKRNFVVCEGRRASSSSKKGAAKGKTPKRGVKQASDDASTSSAPPAPPAPPAPPAPPALDVATTSDGTFWTVCSSCTRRYEYHRIYLNQNLRCSHCRKPFIAVETAPPHSSIRKTFVQHQFDSLEWSAVTTTGTITAAHDSQAVPRESTKRSAADSPSTNPPKRRKEAVVEENAAAAASNVASSSSAPPKSNTARDFSEGELNNVRVKKSKPIIVSNLQDLIAIDPETEDVNMANASHCMDPVEDDTTRTDKDLPALGALTINVPEEPDVCDFVKNRTQKSFSDNEIWASYDILAGLPRVYYMIDKVLSLDPFKLCITRLTTSRTNSDPTSSSWLGSQRTCGVFRAGDSHICFSPYSFSHKMEAVKGDHGEFLIYPRTGEVWAMYRNWPSEWNYLEGNRADKYDVVEVVEGYTEEYGVRVVPLMKVAGFSSVFRHYLGPKEIISFSKVELARFSHQIPSYLLTGKDAADELGGCRQLDPASTPLHLLEIVDG, from the coding sequence GGCGAGGAGGTTTGCCTTGAAAGCTCAGTCCTTGGATCCCGAGATCGTTGGAATCACGCAGATGGTGGCTACTTTCGCTATGCATTTAGCTGCGCAGCACACCATAAACGGGGAGGTAGACCACTACGGCGTGCTCGGCGTACACCCCCAGGCTGACGAAGAAACAGTGAAGAAACGTTACAAAAAGTTGGTTGTGATCCTTCATCCCGACAAGAACAAGTCGATCGGAGCTGGTGAAGCCTTTAAGCTTGTTTCTAAGGCATGTGAGGTGTTGTCCGACAAAGAAAAGCGAGCTGAGTACGACTCGAAGAGGAACTTCGTGGTGTGTGAAGGAAGAAGAGCTTCGTCGTCGTCAAAAAAAGGAGCTGCTAAAGGGAAGACTCCAAAGAGAGGTGTGAAGCAAGCAAGTGATGATGCCTCTACCTCTTCTGCTCCTCCAGCTCCTCCTGCTCCTCCGGCTCCTCCGGCTCCTCCGGCTCTTGATGTTGCTACCACTTCTGATGGAACGTTTTGGACTGTGTGCAGCAGTTGCACGAGACGATATGAGTATCATCGCATTTACTTAAACCAGAACCTCCGGTGTTCCCACTGCCGCAAGCCGTTTATAGCTGTGGAAACAGCTCCTCCGCACTCTTCCATCCGCAAGACCTTCGTCCAGCATCAGTTTGATTCCCTTGAGTGGAGTGCTGTAACGACCACTGGAACCATAACCGCTGCTCATGACTCCCAGGCTGTGCCTAGAGAGTCCACCAAAAGGTCGGCGGCTGATTCTCCATCCACAAACCCTCCAAAAAGAAGAAAGGAGGCTGTGGTGGAGGAAAATGCAGCGGCTGCTGCTTCCAACGTAGCAAGCTCTTCTTCTGCTCCTCCCAAGTCCAACACTGCGAGAGACTTTTCTGAGGGGGAGCTGAATAACGTGCGGGTGAAGAAATCTAAACCGATAATCGTCAGTAATCTTCAAGATCTAATCGCCATCGATCCTGAAACTGAGGATGTCAACATGGCCAATGCATCACACTGCATGGACCCCGTTGAGGATGATACTACTCGTACTGATAAGGACTTGCCTGCCTTGGGAGCCTTGACAATAAACGTTCCTGAAGAACCAGACGTTTGTGACTTCGTAAAGAACCGAACCCAAAAGTCTTTTAGTGACAACGAGATATGGGCTTCTTACGACATTTTAGCGGGGTTACCTCGAGTCTACTACATGATAGACAAGGTTCTCTCCCTAGATCCATTCAAACTGTGTATCACTCGGCTAACTACTTCACGGACCAACAGCGACCCCACGTCATCGAGCTGGCTTGGTTCACAAAGAACTTGCGGAGTTTTCAGAGCTGGGGATAGTCACATCTGCTTTTCGCCTTACAGTTTCTCGCACAAAATGGAGGCGGTGAAAGGCGATCACGGAGAGTTTCTGATATACCCGAGAACAGGTGAGGTATGGGCTATGTATAGGAACTGGCCAAGTGAATGGAACTATCTTGAAGGAAACAGAGCGGATAAGTACGATGTGGTGGAAGTGGTTGAAGGATATACAGAGGAGTATGGTGTTAGGGTGGTTCCTTTGATGAAAGTTGCTGGTTTCAGTTCTGTGTTTCGCCATTACTTGGGTCCCAAGGAAATCATAAGCTTCTCAAAGGTTGAGTTGGCAAGATTCTCTCATCAGATACCGTCTTACTTGCTCACAGGTAAGGATGCAGCTGATGAACTCGGAGGTTGCAGGCAGCTCGACCCAGCATCAACACCGTTACATCTGCTTGAGATTGTAGATGGATAG